The following coding sequences are from one bacterium window:
- a CDS encoding CoA transferase produces MTVTALTGVRVLDLADESAAFATRILADLGADVIKVEPPGGSRTRSRAPFLDGIPGPERSFFHLYHDANKRSVVIDRASDAGEAQFRNLVCSADVLVETAAPAQRDELRLESERLRSWNPRLIHASVPAFASDGEWADWRGNDLIAGAASGLVWVSGDVRSAPLQGSARPAYAMASLAAATGVMVALSSRDRSSSCGAHFEVSLQEAACMAAIQTATPTFWSWFGRVPGRPGLSNALRCKDGGYVGVLIRPAGFELFLDWVEEAGIETTLTPEDAHYAETGAPRRGNPVSAATLELAARYGRDAFAERAGRAQIVCLPILDFPSMETHPHYQANEQFLEVEHASLGRTLGFPRSPVDAMEQDVDLGRAPLLDEHGPEIARELASLKTGSAEPQPEPPRSAEPGPRFDPLRALAGVRVVDFCWVLAGPIGTRLLASFGADVIRVESTRHADGMRFSAGPDGKPDATLGGLFNTANAGKRSLSIDLSTERGREVVRRLVAGADVVTNNYRPGALERMGFGYESLCQIRPDIILLNLPGTHKDGPWRDRPTMGNVVMAASGFNTLMGFPDERPRGIGVAYPDFTSPYLLATTVMAALRQRERTGKGQELDLSQLSATISLLGAEWMQYRATGVQPPPAANRDANYCPHGVYPTRGEDEWCAVAIEDDAAWTRLCTQMNRSELSTDPRFATHFARKANEDELDEIVRRFSEGLDRWELAARLQADGIAASPVENLRDTFERDPQLRPHYQIVRQPVAPELDIPIDRDAIRFDGVDQRLTRAPMLGEHNEAVLCDLLDMSDEEYQQLRVDGVLV; encoded by the coding sequence GTGACCGTCACGGCGCTCACGGGAGTTCGAGTTCTGGACCTCGCGGATGAATCGGCCGCGTTCGCGACGCGTATCCTGGCGGATCTAGGTGCGGACGTCATCAAAGTGGAACCGCCCGGCGGAAGTCGCACGCGCAGCCGCGCGCCTTTTCTAGACGGTATTCCCGGCCCGGAGCGCAGCTTCTTTCATTTGTACCACGATGCGAACAAGCGCTCTGTCGTGATCGATCGCGCCAGTGATGCCGGCGAAGCCCAGTTTCGAAATCTCGTGTGTTCAGCTGATGTTCTCGTGGAGACGGCGGCGCCCGCGCAGCGGGACGAGTTGCGCCTCGAATCTGAGCGGCTTCGCTCCTGGAATCCCCGACTGATTCACGCTTCCGTTCCCGCTTTTGCATCGGACGGAGAGTGGGCCGACTGGCGTGGAAACGATCTGATTGCGGGTGCGGCCAGCGGACTGGTCTGGGTATCCGGTGACGTGCGATCCGCGCCGCTGCAGGGCTCGGCTCGACCTGCATACGCGATGGCCAGTCTGGCGGCTGCGACGGGGGTGATGGTGGCTCTCTCCAGTCGCGATCGATCTTCGAGTTGCGGAGCTCACTTCGAAGTTTCCTTGCAGGAGGCCGCCTGCATGGCCGCGATCCAGACGGCGACGCCAACCTTCTGGTCGTGGTTCGGTCGGGTTCCCGGACGTCCGGGGCTTTCCAATGCGCTGCGCTGCAAGGACGGCGGTTACGTAGGCGTGTTGATCCGGCCGGCGGGATTCGAACTCTTTCTCGACTGGGTCGAAGAAGCCGGCATCGAAACCACACTCACTCCAGAAGATGCCCACTATGCAGAGACCGGCGCGCCCAGGCGCGGCAATCCCGTTTCGGCTGCAACTCTGGAACTCGCCGCACGCTACGGGAGAGACGCATTCGCGGAGCGCGCAGGGCGTGCGCAGATCGTATGTCTGCCGATCCTCGATTTTCCGAGCATGGAGACGCATCCCCACTATCAGGCGAACGAACAGTTTCTCGAGGTCGAGCACGCTTCACTCGGCCGGACGCTCGGCTTTCCGCGCAGCCCGGTCGACGCAATGGAACAGGATGTAGACCTCGGCCGTGCACCCCTTCTCGACGAGCACGGCCCGGAGATCGCGAGGGAACTCGCCTCGCTCAAAACGGGGTCTGCCGAGCCGCAGCCTGAACCACCGCGGTCCGCTGAGCCGGGTCCGAGGTTTGATCCCCTGCGGGCCCTCGCCGGAGTTCGCGTCGTCGACTTCTGCTGGGTACTCGCAGGACCGATCGGAACTCGACTGCTCGCTAGTTTCGGCGCCGATGTGATTCGCGTCGAGTCGACTCGCCACGCCGATGGAATGCGGTTTTCGGCGGGGCCTGATGGGAAACCCGACGCCACTCTGGGCGGTCTGTTCAATACCGCCAATGCCGGGAAACGTTCACTCAGCATCGATCTGTCGACGGAGCGGGGTCGAGAAGTCGTGCGCCGTCTGGTGGCCGGGGCGGATGTCGTTACCAACAACTATCGGCCGGGCGCCCTCGAGCGCATGGGTTTCGGTTATGAGTCCCTGTGCCAGATTCGACCGGACATCATTCTCTTGAACCTTCCGGGTACGCACAAAGACGGACCGTGGCGCGATCGACCGACCATGGGAAACGTCGTGATGGCCGCTTCGGGGTTCAACACTCTCATGGGCTTTCCCGACGAACGGCCCCGCGGTATCGGCGTTGCGTATCCGGACTTCACTTCACCCTACCTATTGGCCACGACCGTGATGGCGGCCTTGCGTCAGCGCGAACGCACCGGAAAGGGTCAGGAACTCGATCTATCCCAGCTATCGGCGACCATCTCCTTGCTGGGTGCGGAGTGGATGCAGTACCGCGCCACCGGCGTCCAGCCACCACCCGCTGCCAATCGAGATGCGAACTACTGTCCCCATGGCGTGTATCCGACACGCGGGGAAGATGAGTGGTGTGCGGTTGCGATCGAGGACGATGCTGCCTGGACTCGACTCTGCACCCAGATGAACCGATCTGAACTGTCGACCGATCCCCGGTTTGCCACGCATTTTGCCCGCAAGGCCAACGAGGATGAACTCGATGAGATCGTCCGCCGTTTCAGCGAGGGCCTGGACCGCTGGGAACTCGCCGCGCGCCTGCAAGCCGACGGAATCGCCGCATCTCCTGTCGAGAATCTCCGCGATACCTTCGAGCGCGACCCGCAATTGCGCCCGCACTACCAGATCGTGCGACAACCCGTAGCGCCTGAACTCGACATCCCCATCGATCGCGATGCGATCCGTTTTGACGGTGTCGACCAGCGCTTGACTCGCGCGCCCATGCTGGGAGAGCACAACGAGGCGGTCTTGTGTGACCTTCTGGACATGAGCGACGAGGAGTACCAGCAGTTGCGGGTCGATGGGGTGCTCGTCTAG
- a CDS encoding diguanylate cyclase, translating into MSERPRILFVDDESHVLEGLKRNLRSLRDEWEMEFFDAAPDALSQVERAGACVVVTDWMMPGMDGVSLIERLVEYRRESNESCYVILLTGRSDTSSVVEALEIGADDYIAKPFELREVIARIRVGLRVVQLERALREKNDQLRHLSLVDPLTALFNRRRADEVLAAEYERMQRGISHFGIVLFDLDHFKSINDRFGHETGDLVLKQVADCLKADVRPYDSVVRWGGEEILIICPELMGERLLHVADRHRLAIENLSIATAPSSQHPSSPVPVTVSGGFADTRFSGANSVEELVALADAALYRAKDSGRNRVLAAQLAEARR; encoded by the coding sequence GTGAGTGAGCGTCCGCGAATCCTGTTCGTCGACGACGAATCTCATGTACTGGAAGGCTTGAAGCGAAATCTCCGCTCGCTGCGCGATGAGTGGGAAATGGAGTTCTTCGATGCGGCCCCCGACGCCCTGAGTCAGGTCGAAAGGGCCGGAGCCTGCGTCGTCGTGACCGACTGGATGATGCCCGGCATGGACGGTGTATCGCTCATCGAACGGCTGGTGGAGTACCGCCGCGAGAGCAATGAAAGCTGTTATGTGATCCTTCTGACCGGACGCAGCGATACCAGTTCCGTGGTCGAAGCGCTGGAAATTGGTGCGGACGACTACATTGCCAAGCCGTTTGAGCTGCGCGAAGTCATCGCCCGAATCCGAGTGGGGCTTCGCGTGGTTCAACTCGAACGGGCGCTAAGGGAAAAGAACGACCAGCTCCGACACCTGAGCCTCGTGGATCCCCTGACGGCTTTGTTCAATCGCCGTCGGGCGGATGAAGTCCTGGCGGCTGAGTACGAGCGGATGCAACGCGGCATCAGCCACTTTGGAATCGTGCTATTCGATCTGGATCACTTCAAATCGATCAACGATCGATTCGGACACGAAACCGGAGACCTCGTACTGAAGCAGGTCGCGGACTGCCTGAAAGCAGACGTCCGTCCCTATGACTCTGTCGTGCGCTGGGGCGGTGAAGAGATCCTCATCATCTGCCCGGAACTGATGGGAGAGAGGTTATTGCACGTTGCGGATCGGCACCGCCTGGCGATCGAGAACCTCTCGATCGCGACCGCACCTTCGTCGCAACACCCTTCCTCTCCGGTTCCCGTGACCGTGAGCGGTGGGTTTGCGGACACGCGCTTCTCTGGCGCGAATTCCGTCGAGGAACTCGTCGCACTCGCCGACGCCGCGCTCTACCGGGCCAAGGATTCCGGCCGCAATCGGGTGCTAGCCGCGCAGCTGGCCGAGGCCAGGCGCTAG
- a CDS encoding pentapeptide repeat-containing protein, producing the protein MSLITNSETRLLLVDGKIDEFNRLAGEEQPDLENVDLRSIDLRGVDLSHANLRGSYMRNADMRGLDLFHADLDGASIHGARISGVRFPRCLPPDEILLAMQYGTRLRVPSSP; encoded by the coding sequence ATGAGTCTGATCACCAACTCGGAAACCCGCCTGCTCCTGGTCGATGGCAAGATCGACGAGTTCAACCGCCTCGCCGGAGAAGAGCAACCGGATCTGGAGAACGTCGATCTCCGCAGCATCGACCTGCGCGGGGTAGATCTCTCGCATGCGAACTTGCGCGGATCCTATATGCGCAACGCAGACATGCGGGGCCTCGACCTGTTTCACGCCGACCTCGATGGTGCCAGCATTCACGGCGCACGGATCAGTGGTGTGCGCTTTCCCCGCTGTCTGCCCCCCGATGAGATCCTTCTGGCGATGCAGTACGGTACGCGCCTGCGCGTACCGTCGAGCCCGTAG
- a CDS encoding response regulator, with protein sequence MKERQEEIAALRGRALYFDEVLKKAEASSVAKGGFLASMSHENRTPRNGVIGMTDLLMGTELSDEQRDFTQTVKGSRDTAPLRFDGRVLVVDGDRVNRKAATALVANLGCQTDAVSSGREAVKAVKSVPHDLVLMDCQMPELDGFKASRLIRSQDRQEFTSRSLP encoded by the coding sequence TTGAAGGAACGACAGGAGGAAATTGCGGCTCTGCGAGGACGCGCCCTGTACTTCGATGAAGTCCTGAAGAAGGCGGAGGCCAGCAGCGTGGCCAAGGGCGGGTTCCTGGCGAGTATGAGCCATGAAAATCGCACACCGAGGAACGGCGTGATCGGAATGACGGACCTGCTCATGGGGACCGAGTTGAGCGATGAACAACGGGACTTCACCCAGACCGTCAAGGGCTCCCGCGACACTGCCCCGCTCCGCTTCGACGGTCGAGTGTTGGTCGTGGATGGCGACAGAGTGAATCGGAAGGCAGCGACCGCCCTCGTGGCCAACCTCGGTTGCCAGACCGACGCGGTATCCAGCGGCCGAGAAGCCGTGAAGGCGGTGAAATCCGTTCCCCACGACCTTGTATTGATGGACTGCCAGATGCCGGAATTGGACGGATTCAAAGCATCGAGGCTCATCCGGTCACAGGACCGGCAGGAGTTCACATCCCGATCGTTGCCTTGA
- a CDS encoding PaaI family thioesterase, with amino-acid sequence MAVSIFNLMNPEFLASEPDCSEIRFTMRPDFMIPAGVVQGGIVATMLDMAMATAVNGGLSTASFHFEIMRPVREREVTVKGRIVRKGRRIIFAEAEMTNDEGALLARGTQTAVPVG; translated from the coding sequence TTGGCTGTCTCGATTTTCAATCTCATGAATCCCGAGTTCCTGGCGAGTGAGCCGGACTGCAGCGAGATTCGTTTTACCATGCGACCGGACTTCATGATTCCCGCGGGTGTGGTTCAGGGTGGTATCGTCGCGACGATGCTCGACATGGCCATGGCGACAGCGGTCAACGGCGGGCTTTCCACGGCTTCGTTTCACTTCGAAATCATGCGACCCGTACGCGAGCGGGAAGTGACGGTGAAGGGTCGCATCGTGCGCAAGGGGCGCCGCATCATCTTTGCAGAGGCCGAGATGACCAATGATGAAGGTGCGTTACTGGCGCGAGGAACACAGACAGCGGTGCCTGTCGGTTGA
- a CDS encoding cupin domain-containing protein, whose translation MPAQPTRRVVTGNDANGRSVFVHDGPTPGQLDLGLAIDDEIWIDDPANPDPQARIDPAQAQKFRLEPPSGGSVVRVFTFLPAGHEPTDRDEFAELVARAAARFDTGGVMEEDSPGMHTTKTIDYGIVLSGEVFLELDEGEAHLRAGDVVVQRGTRHAWHNRGTEPCRIAFILIGSSNYR comes from the coding sequence GTGCCTGCACAGCCAACGCGACGGGTCGTCACAGGAAATGATGCAAATGGAAGATCCGTCTTCGTCCACGACGGCCCGACTCCGGGCCAACTCGATCTCGGACTCGCGATCGACGATGAAATCTGGATCGACGACCCCGCAAATCCCGATCCCCAGGCCAGGATCGATCCCGCACAGGCGCAGAAGTTTCGCCTTGAACCGCCGTCGGGCGGCTCGGTCGTGCGTGTCTTTACGTTTCTACCCGCCGGCCATGAACCCACGGATCGAGATGAATTCGCAGAACTCGTGGCGCGGGCGGCCGCGCGTTTCGATACCGGCGGGGTGATGGAAGAAGACAGCCCCGGGATGCACACCACGAAGACCATCGACTACGGCATCGTGCTGTCCGGTGAGGTTTTCCTGGAACTCGACGAAGGCGAAGCCCATCTCCGTGCGGGCGATGTGGTCGTGCAGCGCGGTACTCGCCACGCCTGGCACAATCGAGGCACGGAACCCTGTAGGATTGCGTTCATCCTGATCGGTAGTTCGAACTACCGCTGA
- the ppk2 gene encoding polyphosphate kinase 2 encodes MDLDDYETNKHLLQIELLKMQNWVKESGQRVVAIFEGRDAAGKGGTIKRFMEHLNPRGAHVHALEKPSERERGEWFFQRYVMCLPTSGEIALFDRSWYNRAGVERVMGFCSSAEYLEFMRQAPQLERMLVNDGIHLFKYWFSVSREEQARRFRSRKKDLLKQWKLSPIDIQSFGKWEEYTEAKEAMFFYTDTADAPWAVIKSDDKKRARVNCMRHMLSSLDYPDKDEEIVQPPDPLIVGPANRLYERDEHILKPAIVGVG; translated from the coding sequence ATGGATCTCGATGATTACGAGACCAACAAGCACCTGCTCCAGATCGAGCTGCTCAAGATGCAGAACTGGGTCAAAGAGAGCGGTCAGCGGGTGGTCGCGATTTTTGAAGGTCGGGATGCGGCGGGTAAAGGTGGAACGATCAAGCGTTTCATGGAGCATCTGAATCCGCGCGGTGCCCACGTGCACGCACTCGAGAAACCGAGTGAAAGAGAACGCGGTGAGTGGTTCTTTCAGCGCTATGTGATGTGTCTTCCCACTTCCGGAGAAATCGCGCTCTTCGACCGCTCCTGGTACAACCGGGCCGGGGTGGAAAGGGTGATGGGTTTCTGCAGTTCCGCCGAGTATCTCGAGTTCATGCGCCAGGCTCCGCAACTCGAGCGCATGCTCGTGAACGATGGCATCCACTTGTTCAAGTACTGGTTCTCGGTCAGCCGCGAGGAACAGGCGCGGCGCTTCCGTTCGCGCAAGAAGGATCTCCTCAAGCAGTGGAAGCTGAGTCCGATCGACATCCAGTCCTTTGGCAAATGGGAGGAGTACACAGAGGCCAAAGAAGCCATGTTCTTCTACACCGACACTGCGGACGCCCCCTGGGCCGTCATCAAGTCCGACGACAAGAAGCGAGCGCGTGTGAACTGCATGCGACACATGCTCAGCAGCCTCGACTATCCCGACAAAGACGAAGAAATCGTTCAACCACCCGATCCGTTGATCGTGGGCCCAGCGAACCGTCTCTACGAACGGGATGAACACATCCTCAAACCCGCCATCGTGGGAGTTGGTTGA
- a CDS encoding response regulator has product MKVLLADGSRSHLEHTKSLVESWGFETVAAVDGESALEAFRRDYSLQLAIIDRKMPILDGLQVIDQVKRSGRFVFAVMLTEETEKADLDRAFAAGADDYINKPFRPAELRARLVSGQRLVETQMQLVHAQKLEAIGQLAAGIAHEINTPAQYVGDNLAFLQQSFSALLELLGTYRALQAAAEAGNVSAELVAKVAEAAEAADIEFLEEEIPRALLQSREGISRVAKIVRAMKEFSHPGLAKKQPLDLNRAIESTATVARNEWKYVAELEMEFDPNLPPVPCLAGEFNQVVLNILVNAAQAISEGSDGREKGLIRIRTNREGDEWVVLEVSDDGPGMPEEIRIKVFDPFFTTKEVGKGTGQGLAIARSVVVDKHGGTIEVQSAVGQGSTFRIRLPLGVEENAGSVD; this is encoded by the coding sequence ATGAAAGTACTGCTGGCCGACGGCTCGAGATCACACCTCGAGCACACCAAGTCCCTGGTGGAGAGCTGGGGTTTCGAAACGGTTGCAGCCGTGGATGGCGAATCGGCTCTCGAGGCGTTTCGTCGCGACTACTCTTTGCAACTGGCGATCATCGACAGGAAAATGCCAATCCTGGACGGCTTGCAGGTGATCGATCAGGTCAAACGTTCCGGGCGTTTCGTGTTCGCAGTCATGTTGACGGAGGAGACGGAAAAGGCAGACCTCGACCGGGCGTTTGCGGCAGGAGCAGACGACTACATCAACAAACCGTTTCGACCCGCCGAACTGCGCGCCCGTCTCGTGTCTGGTCAACGTCTGGTGGAAACCCAGATGCAGCTCGTGCATGCGCAAAAACTGGAAGCGATTGGCCAGCTGGCTGCGGGAATCGCGCACGAGATCAATACCCCGGCCCAGTATGTGGGGGATAACCTGGCGTTTCTCCAGCAGTCCTTCAGCGCACTTCTGGAATTGCTCGGCACCTACCGTGCGCTGCAAGCAGCTGCCGAGGCTGGCAACGTCTCGGCCGAACTGGTCGCCAAGGTGGCCGAGGCCGCCGAGGCGGCCGACATCGAGTTCCTGGAGGAAGAGATTCCCCGGGCACTCCTGCAATCGCGAGAGGGTATCAGTCGGGTCGCGAAGATCGTCCGGGCGATGAAGGAGTTTTCTCATCCCGGACTGGCGAAAAAACAACCGCTGGATCTGAACCGGGCGATCGAGAGTACGGCTACCGTGGCGCGAAACGAGTGGAAATACGTTGCGGAACTGGAAATGGAATTCGACCCGAACCTGCCACCGGTTCCCTGTCTGGCTGGGGAGTTCAACCAGGTGGTGTTGAACATTCTGGTCAATGCCGCCCAGGCGATTTCCGAAGGCTCGGACGGTCGTGAGAAGGGCCTGATCCGCATTCGGACGAACCGAGAGGGCGATGAATGGGTCGTACTCGAGGTCTCGGACGACGGGCCGGGGATGCCGGAAGAGATTCGGATCAAGGTCTTCGATCCCTTTTTCACGACCAAGGAAGTGGGCAAGGGTACGGGGCAAGGACTGGCGATTGCACGTTCCGTCGTCGTGGACAAGCACGGCGGCACGATCGAAGTGCAGAGTGCCGTTGGCCAGGGGAGCACCTTCCGCATTCGCCTGCCGCTTGGCGTTGAGGAGAACGCGGGGAGCGTCGATTGA
- a CDS encoding HDOD domain-containing protein: MSRILFVDDDQSILDGLRRMLRSHREEWEMVFAGSGREALEAAEASPFDVLVTDMKMPGMDGTELLKCFQSRFPETVRFVLSGHAELESVMRTVPVAHQFLTKPCDAEVLKDAVTRACELRSLLRNESAKQVVGTLDSLPSRPETYAAILEAIADPNAEMQPIVEILKSDVAMSAKLLQLVNSAFFGLPQRVADIGQATMFLGLNMLRDLVLSIEVFQPPPNATAAMEHFLADLQARSMWTGHIASRMFDDKQIGNQAFTAGMLHDIGLLVMATQLPEVLSEAIEKSCRIGQPLYVVEEELNGVSHAEIGAYLLGVWGLPYPILETAAYHHRPMDLPQRAFGELAAVHVASSLVDARIGAVGESPRGPINLAYLDSLGVRDQLEDWEALVDREMDFVGGA; the protein is encoded by the coding sequence TTGAGCCGCATTCTCTTTGTCGACGATGATCAGAGCATCCTCGACGGGTTGCGGCGAATGCTGCGTTCGCATCGCGAGGAATGGGAAATGGTTTTTGCGGGGAGTGGCCGCGAGGCACTCGAAGCTGCCGAGGCGTCTCCGTTCGACGTGCTCGTGACCGACATGAAGATGCCCGGCATGGACGGCACTGAGTTGCTCAAGTGTTTCCAGTCGCGATTTCCTGAGACCGTGCGCTTCGTACTCTCTGGCCATGCCGAACTCGAGAGCGTCATGCGAACCGTTCCGGTCGCCCATCAGTTCCTGACCAAGCCCTGCGATGCCGAGGTGCTCAAGGATGCCGTGACCCGGGCGTGCGAGCTGCGTTCTCTGCTCCGCAACGAGAGTGCAAAGCAGGTCGTCGGGACGCTGGACAGCCTGCCTTCGCGGCCAGAGACCTATGCGGCGATCCTGGAAGCGATCGCGGATCCGAACGCCGAAATGCAGCCGATCGTGGAGATCCTGAAATCCGATGTCGCGATGTCGGCGAAACTTCTGCAACTGGTGAATTCGGCCTTTTTTGGGCTCCCGCAACGCGTCGCAGATATCGGTCAAGCCACGATGTTTCTCGGACTCAATATGCTCCGAGATCTCGTACTCTCGATCGAAGTCTTCCAGCCGCCTCCCAATGCGACGGCTGCAATGGAGCATTTTCTTGCCGATCTCCAGGCGCGCTCGATGTGGACCGGACACATCGCCTCGCGGATGTTCGATGACAAGCAGATCGGCAATCAGGCGTTTACTGCCGGAATGCTTCACGACATCGGCCTGCTGGTCATGGCTACACAGCTCCCGGAAGTTCTTTCCGAAGCCATCGAAAAGTCATGCAGGATCGGCCAACCGCTGTACGTCGTTGAAGAAGAACTCAACGGTGTGAGCCATGCCGAGATCGGTGCGTATTTGTTAGGCGTCTGGGGGCTGCCTTACCCGATTCTCGAAACCGCCGCCTATCACCACCGGCCGATGGATCTTCCCCAGAGGGCTTTTGGCGAGCTCGCAGCCGTACACGTGGCGAGTTCCCTGGTGGACGCGAGAATTGGTGCGGTTGGCGAGAGTCCACGAGGCCCGATCAACCTCGCCTATCTCGACTCCCTGGGCGTTCGCGACCAGCTCGAAGATTGGGAAGCTCTGGTAGACCGGGAAATGGACTTCGTCGGAGGGGCCTAG
- a CDS encoding alpha/beta fold hydrolase, with amino-acid sequence MPNTASNGITIEYETFGRRENPALLLVMGLGAQLTLWDPDFCGMLADKGHHVIRFDNRDVGLSTWFDEHGAPDILSMMTAMATGETPEVPYTLDDMADDAAGLLDALGIERAHICGASMGGMLVQTLAIRHPARVLSMTSIMSTTGNPEVPPASPEAMAVLTGPPPKTRDEAIENGLRGRAVIGSPGFPSDEASARANTARDYDRAFHPQGTARQMAAIMAHGDRRDALRELDVPTLVIHGSDDPLVHVEGGRDTAAAIPGAEFWEIPGMGHDLPVQLFGDLVKRIAGFAEKAPRRSGS; translated from the coding sequence ATGCCCAACACAGCTTCCAACGGAATCACGATCGAATACGAAACCTTCGGGCGTCGGGAGAACCCGGCCCTCCTTTTGGTGATGGGCCTGGGGGCCCAGCTCACCCTCTGGGATCCCGACTTCTGTGGGATGCTGGCCGACAAGGGCCATCACGTGATCCGCTTCGACAATCGCGATGTGGGCCTGTCGACCTGGTTCGACGAACACGGCGCCCCGGACATCCTGTCTATGATGACTGCGATGGCCACGGGCGAGACCCCGGAGGTCCCGTACACCCTGGACGATATGGCGGACGATGCGGCGGGATTGCTCGATGCGCTCGGCATCGAACGCGCACATATCTGCGGTGCGTCGATGGGCGGCATGCTGGTTCAGACCCTGGCCATCCGCCATCCGGCCCGCGTGCTCAGCATGACCTCGATCATGTCGACCACGGGAAATCCGGAGGTTCCTCCGGCGTCCCCCGAAGCGATGGCCGTACTCACCGGTCCGCCGCCGAAGACGCGCGACGAAGCGATCGAAAACGGTCTGCGGGGCCGCGCAGTGATCGGCAGCCCGGGCTTTCCTTCGGATGAAGCGAGCGCGCGGGCGAACACGGCCCGCGACTACGACCGGGCCTTCCACCCTCAGGGCACGGCGCGCCAGATGGCGGCGATCATGGCCCATGGAGATCGTCGCGATGCGCTGCGCGAGCTAGACGTACCCACGCTGGTGATCCACGGAAGTGACGATCCGCTGGTCCACGTGGAGGGTGGCCGGGACACGGCCGCTGCCATCCCCGGTGCCGAGTTCTGGGAAATCCCAGGCATGGGACACGACCTGCCCGTTCAGTTGTTCGGCGATCTGGTGAAGCGGATCGCGGGATTCGCAGAAAAGGCACCCCGACGCTCGGGTTCCTGA